A DNA window from Rhodococcus sp. Z13 contains the following coding sequences:
- a CDS encoding alpha/beta fold hydrolase, whose product METVQIQLPGGTTAPVRLFPGPDHEHETRRDATRAVVVVVPGLGIPAGYYEPFAEAVAAHGFDAAICELAGQGDSRPRPGPDSTYGYHEIVATHFPAVFEVVRERFPDSTPYLLGHSMGGQLGVLYAARIRGRLGGLILVASGTPYYRHHGAIRGPGLWLGSTAMSLTAAVTGFWPGDRLDVGGFGPQSRVLISDWARLARTGRFEPAGADIDYEERVGRLTLPVLSVTIEGDELTPVASARHLLGKLPSAEVTEWHNPRALGHNGWIRDNTDTVEQIVAWLRDR is encoded by the coding sequence GTGGAGACCGTACAGATCCAGCTCCCCGGTGGCACGACCGCACCGGTGCGGCTGTTCCCCGGGCCCGACCACGAGCACGAGACCCGGCGCGACGCGACCCGCGCGGTGGTCGTCGTCGTGCCGGGTCTCGGTATCCCGGCCGGGTACTACGAACCGTTCGCGGAGGCGGTCGCCGCGCACGGCTTCGACGCCGCGATCTGCGAGCTCGCGGGGCAGGGCGACAGCCGTCCACGACCGGGACCGGACAGCACCTACGGCTACCACGAGATCGTGGCGACGCACTTCCCGGCGGTCTTCGAGGTGGTGCGGGAACGGTTCCCCGACTCCACGCCCTACCTGCTCGGTCACTCGATGGGCGGGCAGCTCGGGGTGCTCTACGCCGCCCGCATCCGGGGCCGGCTCGGCGGACTGATCCTCGTCGCCTCGGGCACCCCCTACTACCGGCACCACGGTGCGATCCGCGGCCCGGGCCTGTGGCTCGGGTCCACCGCGATGTCGCTCACCGCCGCGGTCACAGGGTTCTGGCCCGGCGACCGGCTCGACGTCGGCGGGTTCGGCCCGCAGTCGCGGGTGCTCATCTCGGACTGGGCGCGGCTGGCCCGCACCGGCCGGTTCGAACCGGCCGGTGCGGACATCGACTACGAGGAACGCGTCGGCCGGCTCACCCTGCCCGTCCTGTCCGTCACCATCGAGGGCGACGAACTCACCCCGGTCGCGTCGGCGCGGCACCTGCTCGGGAAGCTGCCGTCGGCCGAGGTCACCGAATGGCACAATCCCCGGGCCCTCGGCCACAACGGGTGGATCCGCGACAACACCGACACCGTCGAGCAGATCGTCGCCTGGCTACGCGACCGCTGA
- a CDS encoding nitroreductase family protein yields the protein MTDTVLDDRVAALHRRYGARAAQRAAEHIGPEVWNEVLALQLAHRSVRTFLPEPVSEEHLRAIVAAASSAASSSNLQLWSVIAVTDRERLARIAPLAGDQAVVRNAPLLLVWVADLARAARLAQQHGKDLVNAGYVESALLGVVDAALAAQNATLAAESLGLGAVYIGALRNHPRELAAELNLPDHSFAVVGQVVGHPDPDAAPEVKPRLGQDVVLHREQYAAENTDDGVAAYEAEIAEFYREQGLAESWVARVLSRFSAPGAFGSREALRDALQERGFRLD from the coding sequence ATGACCGACACCGTTCTCGACGATCGCGTCGCCGCTCTGCACCGCCGTTACGGTGCGCGCGCGGCACAGCGCGCGGCCGAACACATCGGCCCCGAGGTCTGGAACGAGGTGCTCGCCCTGCAGCTCGCGCACCGGTCGGTGCGGACCTTCCTCCCGGAGCCGGTCTCCGAGGAACACCTGCGGGCGATCGTCGCGGCAGCGTCGTCGGCGGCCAGCTCCAGCAACCTGCAGCTGTGGAGCGTGATCGCGGTGACCGACCGCGAGCGCCTCGCCCGCATCGCGCCCCTCGCCGGCGACCAGGCGGTCGTCCGCAACGCCCCGTTGCTGCTGGTCTGGGTCGCCGACCTCGCGCGGGCCGCGCGCCTGGCGCAGCAGCACGGCAAGGACCTCGTGAACGCCGGATACGTCGAGTCGGCCCTGCTCGGGGTGGTCGACGCCGCGCTCGCCGCGCAGAACGCGACGCTCGCCGCCGAGTCGCTCGGCCTCGGCGCCGTCTACATCGGGGCCCTGCGCAACCATCCGCGCGAGCTGGCCGCCGAACTGAACCTGCCCGACCACAGCTTCGCGGTGGTCGGGCAGGTGGTGGGGCACCCGGATCCGGACGCCGCACCCGAGGTCAAGCCGCGGCTCGGCCAGGACGTCGTGCTGCACCGCGAGCAGTACGCGGCCGAGAACACCGACGATGGTGTCGCCGCATACGAGGCGGAGATCGCCGAGTTCTACCGCGAACAGGGCCTGGCGGAGAGCTGGGTCGCGCGGGTGCTGAGCCGTTTCTCCGCGCCCGGCGCGTTCGGCTCCCGGGAAGCGCTCCGGGATGCATTGCAGGAACGCGGTTTCCGACTCGACTGA
- a CDS encoding PspC domain-containing protein: protein MNFESETPHPFTRSSSQHMLGGVCGGLAEYFRVDVNLVRAGTVLAGFVTGGGAALFYLAMWMILPEH from the coding sequence ATGAACTTCGAGAGCGAAACCCCCCACCCCTTCACCCGGTCCTCCTCGCAGCACATGCTCGGTGGCGTGTGCGGCGGCCTGGCCGAGTACTTCCGCGTCGACGTCAACCTGGTCCGGGCCGGCACCGTCCTCGCCGGCTTCGTCACCGGCGGCGGAGCGGCGCTGTTCTACCTGGCGATGTGGATGATCCTCCCGGAGCACTGA
- a CDS encoding alpha/beta hydrolase: MLVVLSMAAVAALVVPSGTSAQPASHPTRIDAEGDRTLIAHVYSAAMDRVVRLRIRTPPDTSEPRPTLYLLNGAGGGNGRATWEAQTDVDDFFSDKNVNVVTPLDGSFTYYTDWIRDDPVLGRNKWTTFLTQELPPIIDEQFGTTGVNAIAGLSMSGTSVLNLAIARPGLYKAVGAYSGCAETSTELGRLYVRAVVESRGEADVENMWGPDGGAGWVDNDPYVNADKLRGHALYISSATGLPGPHEHLGARSVGNDPALLLNQIVVGGAIEAAVDACTRRLAVRLDELGIPAHFEFRPVGTHSWGYWQDDLHASWPMIARAIGA, translated from the coding sequence ATGCTCGTCGTGCTCTCGATGGCCGCGGTGGCGGCGCTCGTCGTGCCGAGCGGAACGTCCGCGCAGCCGGCCTCCCACCCGACCCGGATCGATGCCGAGGGTGACCGCACGCTCATCGCCCACGTGTACTCGGCGGCAATGGATCGCGTCGTACGGTTGCGGATCCGGACACCTCCCGACACGAGCGAACCGCGGCCCACCTTGTACCTCCTGAACGGTGCGGGCGGCGGGAACGGGCGCGCGACCTGGGAAGCCCAGACGGATGTGGACGACTTCTTCTCCGACAAGAATGTCAACGTGGTCACTCCGCTGGACGGATCCTTCACCTACTACACGGACTGGATCCGTGACGATCCCGTGCTCGGCCGCAACAAGTGGACCACCTTCCTCACGCAGGAGCTTCCACCGATCATCGACGAGCAGTTCGGTACCACCGGAGTCAATGCGATTGCGGGACTGTCGATGTCCGGGACATCGGTGCTGAACCTGGCGATTGCACGACCGGGTCTCTACAAGGCGGTGGGGGCGTACAGCGGTTGCGCCGAGACCAGTACGGAACTCGGGCGGCTCTACGTCCGCGCAGTGGTCGAAAGTCGCGGCGAGGCGGACGTCGAGAACATGTGGGGGCCGGATGGTGGTGCGGGATGGGTCGACAACGATCCGTACGTCAATGCCGACAAGTTGCGCGGACACGCCCTGTACATCTCGTCGGCCACCGGCCTGCCGGGCCCGCACGAGCATCTCGGTGCGCGATCGGTCGGGAACGACCCGGCGCTGTTGCTGAACCAGATCGTGGTGGGAGGCGCCATCGAGGCCGCGGTGGACGCCTGCACCCGACGCCTCGCCGTTCGACTCGACGAGCTCGGTATCCCAGCACATTTCGAGTTCCGTCCCGTGGGCACCCACTCGTGGGGTTACTGGCAGGACGATCTGCACGCCTCGTGGCCCATGATTGCGAGGGCCATCGGCGCGTAA
- a CDS encoding PspC domain-containing protein produces the protein MNFESETPRPFTRSSSQRMLGGVCGGLAEYFRVDVNLVRAGTVLAGFVSGGGAALLYLALWMLIPEH, from the coding sequence ATGAACTTCGAGAGCGAAACCCCCCGTCCCTTCACCCGGTCCTCCTCGCAGCGCATGCTCGGTGGCGTGTGCGGCGGCCTGGCCGAGTACTTCCGCGTCGACGTCAACCTCGTCCGGGCCGGCACCGTCCTCGCCGGCTTTGTCTCCGGCGGCGGGGCAGCGCTGCTCTACCTCGCGCTGTGGATGCTGATTCCCGAGCACTGA
- a CDS encoding MFS transporter translates to MPFTPPGLLGRRFWLLFAASTLVCTTTGTVTPALPQYIQNDLGHSATVVGIVVGAASVLSVIANPVLGWITDRAGRRRMGMAGAVLGVVGMGVLLPAGSLWNVVGGRALFGIGAIALNVALTAWVVDAARADARGRTLGMFGISVWIGLAAGPQIGQTLLHGYGFAAVWLACAAMQVGAFGCVAAAPRRPRTIVVDRTPQKWGPVVAATARPSVIAAAAWTGESILMSFLILHLVDRGVPPTGPTGAAAVFAVFSASVVGFRLLLGARVDRWRPQATAAGALAATTAGYVVLAVASSFPVAAIGAALLGCGFSPLYPALLMLTTGRLHPNSRAAGLGVFTSGVELGLAVGVFVGGVLVDRAGGGAAMFGAAAFQIVALVVLLCRPWPVPEPTSSAVSAKV, encoded by the coding sequence ATGCCCTTCACCCCTCCGGGTCTCCTGGGGCGCCGATTCTGGCTCCTGTTCGCCGCCTCGACGCTCGTGTGCACCACGACCGGCACGGTCACCCCTGCCCTTCCCCAGTACATCCAGAACGATCTGGGTCACAGCGCCACCGTGGTGGGGATCGTCGTGGGCGCGGCATCGGTCCTGTCGGTGATCGCCAACCCCGTCCTGGGGTGGATCACCGATCGGGCCGGACGTCGCCGGATGGGGATGGCCGGTGCCGTGCTGGGGGTCGTCGGCATGGGGGTGCTCCTGCCGGCCGGCAGCCTGTGGAACGTCGTCGGCGGACGGGCGCTGTTCGGGATCGGAGCGATCGCTCTGAACGTCGCACTCACCGCCTGGGTGGTGGACGCGGCCCGGGCGGACGCGCGGGGACGCACGCTGGGGATGTTCGGCATCAGCGTGTGGATCGGCCTGGCGGCGGGTCCTCAGATCGGCCAGACCCTGCTGCACGGGTACGGCTTCGCCGCCGTCTGGCTCGCCTGCGCCGCCATGCAGGTGGGCGCGTTCGGGTGTGTCGCGGCCGCTCCTCGTCGCCCCCGGACCATCGTGGTGGACAGGACCCCGCAGAAGTGGGGGCCGGTGGTGGCCGCGACCGCCCGGCCCAGCGTCATCGCCGCGGCCGCGTGGACCGGCGAGTCGATCCTGATGTCCTTTCTCATCCTCCACCTCGTCGACCGCGGTGTGCCGCCCACCGGGCCGACCGGCGCGGCGGCGGTCTTCGCGGTCTTCTCCGCCAGCGTGGTCGGTTTCCGGTTGCTGCTCGGGGCCCGGGTGGACCGGTGGCGCCCGCAGGCCACGGCGGCGGGGGCACTGGCCGCCACCACCGCCGGGTACGTCGTCCTCGCCGTCGCGAGCAGCTTCCCCGTCGCCGCGATCGGGGCCGCACTGCTCGGCTGCGGGTTCTCCCCCCTGTATCCGGCGTTGCTGATGCTCACGACCGGCCGGCTCCACCCCAACAGCCGCGCGGCAGGGCTCGGCGTGTTCACCTCGGGTGTCGAACTGGGCCTCGCCGTCGGGGTGTTCGTCGGCGGCGTCCTCGTGGACCGGGCCGGGGGTGGTGCCGCGATGTTCGGGGCGGCCGCGTTCCAGATCGTCGCGCTGGTCGTGCTGCTGTGCCGTCCGTGGCCCGTCCCCGAACCGACTTCCTCGGCCGTGTCCGCGAAGGTCTGA